The Lathyrus oleraceus cultivar Zhongwan6 chromosome 5, CAAS_Psat_ZW6_1.0, whole genome shotgun sequence genome includes the window CTAAAGACTTTACTCAGACCTATGGTATAGATTACTcagagacatttgctcctgttgCAAAATTGAACACTGTCAGAATTCTTTTGTCTCTTGCTGCTAACATGGATTGGCATTTGCACCAGTTAGATGTTAAGAATGCCTTTCTTAATGGCGATCTAGAAGAAGAAATATATATGGATATTCCTCCTGGCTTTGAAAACAAATTTAGATCAAATGTGTGCAAACTAAATAAATCTTTGTATGGATTAAAGCAGTCCCCTAGAGCTTGGTTTGAAAAATTCACTCACTCCATGAAGAAACAAGGGTACATCCAAGGACATGCTGACCACACCTTGTTCACAAAATTCTCCCACGATGGGAAAGTTGTTGTTCTGAttatttatgttgatgatattgtcctTACTGGAGACGATACAGTGGAAATGGCAAGAGTAAAAGAGAAATTGGCAGTAGACTTTGAAATCAAGAATCTGGGATTCATGAGATATTTTCTAGGTATGGAGGTTGCTCGGTAAAAAAATGGTATTGTGGTTTCACAGCAGAAATACATTATAGACTTGTTGAAAGAAACAGGAATGGGTGGATGTCGTCTTGCAAATACCCCTATGGATCCTAATGCTAAACTTTGGGGAGAAGGTAATGTTTCTGTTGATACTGGGAGATATCAGAGATTGGTTGGGAAACTGATTTATTTGTCACACACCCGACCTGATATTGCTTTCTCAGTTAGTGTAGTAAGTCAGTTTATGCATTCTCCTTTCGAGGAACATCTTGAGGCAGTATATAGGATACTGAGATATTTGAAGGGAAATCCTGGAAAAAGATTATTTTTTAAGAAGACTAGTTAAAAAAATGTGTCTATCTTCACCGATGCCGATTGGGCAGGTTCAGTCGCAGATAGAAGATCAACCTCTGGGTATTGTATCTATGTTTGGGGTAATCTTGTGACATGGAGGAGGAAGAAACAAGGAGTTGTAGCAAGGAGTTGTGCAGAGGCCGAGTTTAGAGCTACGTCTCAAGGTATTTGTGAAGGATTATGGATCCTTAGAGTTCTAGAAGAACTTAAGATGAAAATTGAGTTTCTATTGAAATTGTACTCTGACAGTAAAGCTGCTATTAACATAGCTTATAATCCAGTTCAACATGACAGAACCAAGAATATCGAGATTGATCGACACTTCATAAAGGAGAAGTTAGATGCGAGAATCATATGTCTACCCTTCGTGACTTCAAGTCAACAAACTGCGGATATCCTGACCAAAAGTTTGGCAAGACCTACTTTTGAGTATTTGATAGACAAGTTGGGCATGATAGATATCTATGCACCAACTTGAGGGGGTGTTGGAAAATATACTATTTCCGAttttattattgtctttaatactacctttatttttctttattctctattaaaaaaaattgtaataATTGTATCTTCACTATATAAATCAGCCTAAGACTGACAAATAAAACATTACAGCTATTATCTATTTTTTCCAATAATAAGCAATAAAACATCTTAATGTTTCGGACCAATGACTGAATAATCTCTCGGCAATTTCTTTGACAGAATTCCAATTTTAAGAATGTGGAACTATATACAATAGCCATAACTGGTTTGCTCTGCTGATTGGCTGTGTGCAGCCATATGTAATCATTTGAGCTGATTTTAGTGCTTGGTTCAGGAAGGAGGATCGGTTATTAAGTTAACAGTAGCATCTCCTAGGACTGCAGGACATCAAATCCTGACAAGAAGTCATCGCCAAAAATTGCAGCACCAGCTGCTAATGCCTCGGCACTTATTTCCAGTACAACACCTGGAGGCTCCGTTTGACAGGGTTCTTCCGTGAATTGTGGGATGTCTGTGAAGCTTGGATGCAAACCATCATTTCTTGAGAGAAAAGTGGGAATATAACCAACGTTATAGGGTGGGGATGGTGGAGGAGTTCTAGTTCTATGTGGTTGATAGCTTGGTCCAGCTTTTGCTGTATGGTAGTTTGGCCCAGCTGTTGTATGGTAGCTCGGTCTAGCTGGTCCAGCTGCTCTATGGTAGCTTGGTTCACCCTCATATTGATCGGAATAGTTTGTAGTGGCGAACGGCACTGAAAAGGAGTCTGGCACGTTTGTGTGTTCATAATTTTCTGGCTGATAGATTGAATCCTGAGGCTGCTTCTGCGGGTAAGCTTGCCGTAATCCTTCCTCTGCAGTCCTGTGGGCATTGTTGCCATAATCTAAAAGCACTGTTCTTTCCTTGCTACCTACTGTGAAACAACTTACAGTTTCAGATCATGGTAAGAGTTTTACAAAGAGCAAGAGATAAACTTAAATGAAAAATATAATAATTGACTGAAATGACAGATAATTTATGATTACGCTAAAAAGGTGGAAATTAGATGCTAACTGCAGAAGAGTAGCAAAGGTGAAGCAGAAAGGCAGATTTGTTTTTGGCGGGTTATGAAATAATCACATACCTGGTTGAGAATCTAGTTCTTTCTTACCATCCGAAATATGAATCAGAATATCAACAAAACCTCTTGGTTTGTTGGATTTCTTCTTTTGCAATTGGTAGCTCCGAACCCCCTCTTGGTTTGGCATTGACGCCTCATTATTCTTCACTTGCTTGAAAAGAAACTTCTTCAGACCAATCGTTGCTGAGCCATGAAGCTTTTCCTTGAATATGGGGTCTATACAGTAAACTTCCACGTTTAGTGCCAAGTCTTGCATGTTTGGCATTGAGTCGTCAACAGGAACGGCAAAATTGGTTTTCCAAACAGGATTTGCATTTCCAGAATTAACAACTTTGGTGCAATATTTGCTGTTATGATCAATCCATCCAACGGCGTACCATTGACGCTTCCAAAGTGAAGTTGAATGCTGCAGGCCATGAGCAGATTTCAAACAGAACTCGACCCATATAATCTCCATATAAGATGCAGATAGAAAAAACAAGAGTTGAAAGGATCTTGTATCCTTTAAGCTTCTTTAAACAAGGGTTACAGAGAAAAGAGACTAAGTGAACATGCTTTGCTTCATTTTAAAGTCTTCTTTTCTCTGATTGAGAAAATCCTTATACCTAATCACTGCTCAAGGGTCACCCTTCTGCCAAATTATCAATCTTTTCtttccctgttgagtttatcaTAGGAAGACAGGAATCTGACAATGTTTTGGTGTTTTTGGAGCTTATGTGAAGTCTTATATAAAAGACCAATTTAACATCATTTTACAtcaaataaaatatattaatttaatgACAAAGAACATCTAGAATACTTGTGGGATGACACTGAAATCTATTTAGGATATGCTTTGTACAAACATTTGTTCTTCCAGAAGCATCAATATTTCTCACATTTACATAATTACAGTGAAAGCATGACAAAAAATATCTTGTAACTACACATTTTCTTTGTTCGGTTGAATATACACCAGCCAAGAATGATACGACAACAATCTTCTTTTTTCTAGCTGACACAGCGAAACAACACTATATTATTGTCCTTGATGATTTGTAGTGTCTCTCAATTAGAGGTGGAATCAACAATGGCTTTTGGCCTGCACGCGTGACAGTTTGCTCGCCTTCCTGGATTGTTGATGAAACAGCTCTTGTGTACATCATGGTAGTGGAGTCCAAAATGTCACCACCAAATCCACACGCCTTAAAAAACAACCTGAGAAAAAGTTGATAACATCAATTGCAGTTCACAAACGGATAAGTTTAAGCACTCTGGGAGCATAATTAACAACCTTTCATCCTTTGAGCAAAGGGCTGCTATGTCATAGATGTCTCTATTTGTAAGCATTCTGCAAAATAGATCATATTAAGATATTTGGAATTTTATGCATCGATCTTTAACCAAAAATCGGAAGAAGCCTTATACAGAAAACACTTCAATATTCAACTCCTACAAGGTTGATGTCCACGAGATCAGAGGCGATACATGAAAAGTCGTCCACTTATACTTCAAATTAAAACCATAACTGATATTTTCAATTTGACAGCATTTAGTGCATATTTAGATTCAaacacacaacaacacaacacaacatCGTAAAGACCTATTTAGTGCTTCCGATTGAAAGTGTGTCTGACACCTATACATGCATACACGCATTTGCTTGCAATTATTTAATTTTCTCAAGTTATTTATAGTGTCTATGTGTTAGTATTGAGTTTGCTTTCCGTGTTAGTGCTTCATCGGTACAGATTGATGCGAGTGAAGGCACCTTGCAAACATCAAACCAAAACTCTACCAACAAAAGGTTATGTTTCTCTCTGCTATGCTGCAAAGTGAAAGTGTCTAGTTCAGGAATCATGCAGATTAGCATTGAATCATCAAAAAAGAGAGGCAATTAGTGTTAACATACCTCACAATTTTTTTAAGAATCAATTTTCCAATTCCCATTCTCCGCAGGGATGGAATAACCTGCGAGGCACTGAAGCACGTTGAATAATGCACGTTAACTATGGTAAAACCCAAAATTCAGTGTCCGAAAACCAAGAAAACCCATAAACAAAAGAACCAAAATAACCATGCCCAAGAACCAAGTTATCAAATTCAGCTCATGGGCTATCAAGAAAAGATAAAAAGTTTCTATTTTTATTCTGTGTTTGTTATAAAAAAAAAGTATAGTCAAGTGTTACCATGAGATCGTAAATAGAAGCAGTGAGACCACAATCAGAAACAGCACGGCCAAATCCAACCAACAAATCGCGGGAGGGAGAGACCGGCGTCAAGAAATCCACTATGGAAGATGAAGATTTTTCCAACCCATCTACGATGTTAGGTTTGCAGAAAACAGAGACAAGAACATCACTGTGAGAAAGAGCAATGCGGAGTTTGTTGATATCAACGGGTTCAGGGGCATCAGAAAATCTCTGAAAAGAGTGGTTACAAGTGGAGCAGAGGTGTTGGAGATGTTGGGGATCAACGTGGCGTGGATCAGTGGAAATGTAAACTGGGAGAAGGGGGGTTAAGAGATTCTTTTCTTTGTTCTTGTTGAACTGTGAGGTTTTGGTGATTCTTGTTCTTACCCATTTCAATTCCATTGATTTTGAACTGAAAACCTCTATCATGTGCATGTGAGTGTAAGCAGCTGCAACTCCCATTGCCACCATTTTTCTGCTGATGGATGATGTAATAACTGAAAGTGAGGTGCTACTTCCTATTCCTTGCTCCACTCTTCATTTAATATTATCCAAAAATTGAAGTAACAGGTTTACAATTTAAAAAATAGTATAAAGAAATTATAAACAAAGTTTTGAAAACCGGATTGAAATGGGTAGAAATAAATTACCCAACTTTAGAAGATTTGATTCTAACTTACGATAAACTCTTTAAGTTCTAAGTCTCACTCATGGTCTATTATAGACTTTTTTGTTTGGTCTGACATAGTCTTTTTAAAAGTTGGTTATGATTTGAAAGTTTATTTAAAAATCTATTGAAGATAAGAAAAATATACACAAGAAGAGGGGGTTGAGTTGTGTATCTGGAAGTTTACTTTTTTTTCTTAAACTTGTTTCATAACCTAAGATGTCAAGTTTAGATTCTGATCCAAGTAAGAGTCTGAATCAGATCAAAGTCTAACTTCAGTGTTTGTTGTATAGGGGAATGTAAAAGTAGAAGTAAATAAAGAGACACAAAACATATTCTAGTTCCTCTCAATCCGAGAGTAGTCAAACCCCCTTGCAACACAAaagattttcactataatcaacaaattacaTTTTTCTCAATCAAACTAAAAAAAAGACTTATACTCAAGCCCTCAAGCAATAGACTTCCTTGCCTAAGCAACCTGTTCAATTTCTTTCAGTTGATTGACGTTTAAATTCCCATAACTAACTCGTGAGTTGCACTACTAACACCAAGAAGCATACTCTGAGGCCAATATACAAGGGTGGCACATAATATTGGAAGTCTCACCCGAGGGACTCAACTAAGTATTACCCAAGGGATTCAAATGAACCTCGTTCAGAAGGATCACATGAAACTTTGAGAATTGAAGGTAGGAATAAAGCTTTAACTAAGACTCTTAAGGAAAGCCTGAAGATGAGTCACGGGTTAAAACACTTTGACCTCTACGAGCCCTCGTGCTTAAGAGATTGTGAAGTGGTATAATTGAAAAAGACCTTAGGTTTTGGAGAAAGGTGCATGCTTAGCCCATCGAGTAACTCATTTACTAGTTCGAGCGACCCTTTTTGAATAAGCTGCCCCTTTTTCGGATACGTCGAACAGACCTTCGGCATCTTCATCCAAGATCGTGGGTAAGGTATGTATTGGGTCAATAGATGTTACATAATAAGTTTTGGAAATTAACTACACTTCCTAGATTTGAGGGAATCAATCACTCATTCCTAGAGTGGTTGATATATTTAAGAAAGACTTCGCTTTAGACCCCAAAGACTATAAATACATTAGTATTGTGATACTTAGAGACGAACGATAAAATTCTGatatcagatatgagatgtcgagGGTAATGTCgcgacactaatatctgaacaacacaaacatgataaaagataaagaacagtaatgcaagagacacaagcaattgttaacccagttcggtgcaactcacctacgtctgggggctaccaagccagaaaggaaatccactaaatagaatcagttcaaagactctcagtaaacaacacaagttacagtctttttcacctaatctctacctgtgtgacttctacctaaaaactcttagatatgagatccaactcaccccccccccctcaatcacaccagtgatattaaacaagaattactatgaaaagaagacactcttcaaagacacacacttgatcttacttaacagcttcaatcaagtagacacacactcatgcttaaaagcttagagtgacaaattacaactcaaaaattagaccaattcaatcatctatggatgaattgaatggcttacaagtcacacgaccacacaagactaaaacccttattctctctcaatatttcattctgtatttcttgtgtatcaaatcaggttttccatgtcctttttatagaagcatttggctgggcttggacatcataaaaccctaaaactattttccattcgtatcttctcatgacagttgattagatccCTTTGaaaaataagttaatctcgttgtaattactgattgatagcgtgttcaattaactcatcaatcatacacagattgccattaaaaatgcaatcacataatacataacattcagattgaatgttctgtatacagatgtcatgactcgggtctgacatcctggaacaatcctgcataattatattttaaacatccagcaggtacatagatatcttatgttaagacatcacatgtaacATAGACTTTTAAATAAACTTTCAAATCATCCTCGACTTTTAAAAAGGTTATGTCAGACCAAACAAAAAGGTATATAATCGACCATAGATCGGTTTCAAATCTTAAAAGTTTATCGTAAGTCAGACTCAAATCTTCTAAATTTAGCATAATCTATTTCCACCCATATCAGTCAGGTTTTTAAAACATTATTTATAATTCCtttatattactttttaaattgTAAACTTGTCAAATCTTTAATGCAATCTGAATCAAACAATTGTCAAGTCTCTTTCTTCATAAGCAACATTTTATCATCAGGAGCAATCAAAAGGAATCTTCTTCAGCAACTTGTCAATTATGATGAGGATTACACGTCGTGAGCTCTAAGTTGTAGAGAAAGGGTGAGAGGGAGAATTCATATTCTCATTCTGAATACCTTTGGATACGGGATGAATGACCTAGTTACTCAGAGTATTCGCCtctactcatagactttagtgcaattcaaatcaaacAATTGATAAGTCTTCTTCTTCAACACTACAACAAGCAACATTGCTCACTTAAACCACCTTTGTCTCTTTGCTTCGGTTTAAACACTACTTTTGTTTtccctttggtttaaacaccactccTCCGGTTTAAACACCAAATTAAATCGAATAACTCGATTGAATAAATAAGTCtttataataaaattatataGTTATCAAACTGGTCGAACAGATGACTTCGTCTATAAAAAAATCACGACATctataaaattttaaaatatcataatttcacaagtttattatttaaattcaaattttaaacATAGTCATCACACACAACAAAATAGTATAAAATACAAATCTAAATAATATTTGAACAAAGTCTAATTGTAACATAAACTGAATAACGAAATAACTACAATATCTAATAAATTTAATACAAAGGAGGGAAACTTGTTCCAAATAAATTTGGAATAAAGTCAacttattttttttttaattatgaAAACACGTCGTTTTGTTTAACATTTAACCCGTCGATTTTTCAAAACGGTCGATTTATTAGTTTTTAACGGTTTTAGTCAGTTCCCATTGATTTAATAGCTTACTATCTAGCAATCAAAACAAATTCATAACCCCTCCAATTTTTTATTTGATCGATCAGTCTGATTCAGTTTTCAAAACACTGAATATAAGTAACACAACGAAGGAAATATGTGGctttaaaaaatatatatatttttaaaaacaATCTTTATAAAAGTGCTTTTCAGAATattataattttgtttttataaattgaaaaattaattttgatatttcaaaatatataaatattattGAAGATTAAAATATTATCgaaattatatttttttatattaaatatatcttaaaaatgatttttataaaaaaagTTATTTGAAATACTTTCAAATTTaagtaattttttaaaattttaatgTTAAAAAAGTTatagtaaaaatgataaaatatctacaataatattttaagaataattatttaaactaatatttcatttgaaacttttattaaaaaaaattataaattttttaaaaacaaaaatatataatactataaaaaataatttaaaaataaaaaactgAAACAAATGGACCATATATTTCGTTTAATATAATTTAGAAGACTTGCAATACAATTTTAAGCAAGAGTATTGTAATCATTTATAAAAAAGAAGTTAGTCTTCCATCCTAATAACCCACTCTTAACACGATCCATAGTAAAAACATAATAATTCATCTTTTTACATCCAAAAATAGGTGTCATAACCCATATGTTTTTCGATATTATTTGTAGCTTCCATATTCAATATGGTGCTAATAGATCTTCAATGGTTTCAGAATGAAGGCAAAAATGATATGGAATACTCTTAATCATGATATGTTTGATAATTAGATGCTTCAGCTACTAAATGACACTATCACCAAACATCACTACAACCAAATTTGAGAGCCTCGTTGTTATCCCACATCTTAAACAATTTTAGAAATGGTTTATTAAGAAATACATAAATATATAATGTTACATATATTTTTGTTAATTTAAATCTAACATTATATTTCATCATCAAGAGACGGTTAAAGGCATTTTAACATCTTTAGAATATCGTCGGTCGATCTTGTAATTGTCTCATCCACCTCTATCATATCCCTTGTTTCACTAAATTATATCCTTTATTCATTTTCAATTTAGGGTGAATGATAATGGAGTTTCATACCTCTTCGATTATCTGGGTATCACAAGAGATGATCTAATATGGATTTCAGATCAATAAGACGGATGATCCCTGT containing:
- the LOC127080924 gene encoding uncharacterized protein LOC127080924, which encodes MEIIWVEFCLKSAHGLQHSTSLWKRQWYAVGWIDHNSKYCTKVVNSGNANPVWKTNFAVPVDDSMPNMQDLALNVEVYCIDPIFKEKLHGSATIGLKKFLFKQVKNNEASMPNQEGVRSYQLQKKKSNKPRGFVDILIHISDGKKELDSQPVGSKERTVLLDYGNNAHRTAEEGLRQAYPQKQPQDSIYQPENYEHTNVPDSFSVPFATTNYSDQYEGEPSYHRAAGPARPSYHTTAGPNYHTAKAGPSYQPHRTRTPPPSPPYNVGYIPTFLSRNDGLHPSFTDIPQFTEEPCQTEPPGVVLEISAEALAAGAAIFGDDFLSGFDVLQS
- the LOC127080925 gene encoding uncharacterized N-acetyltransferase ycf52 translates to MVAMGVAAAYTHMHMIEVFSSKSMELKWVRTRITKTSQFNKNKEKNLLTPLLPVYISTDPRHVDPQHLQHLCSTCNHSFQRFSDAPEPVDINKLRIALSHSDVLVSVFCKPNIVDGLEKSSSSIVDFLTPVSPSRDLLVGFGRAVSDCGLTASIYDLMVIPSLRRMGIGKLILKKIVRMLTNRDIYDIAALCSKDERLFFKACGFGGDILDSTTMMYTRAVSSTIQEGEQTVTRAGQKPLLIPPLIERHYKSSRTII